Proteins found in one uncultured Desulfuromonas sp. genomic segment:
- a CDS encoding ankyrin repeat domain-containing protein — MNSLARSLRLLLFVALIFLCNGCSTLQTKSSHPSHVGQPYSGVKKAAKSFEDGPPSKHVNHDPSGPIGVGAFFIPVQECVSGAFFYLYTTIDLVCSLAGDTLTLPVDLIYLNDFEINQAVSTQDIQMLLQQYQMHKISEPPLIGAIMAGDHQKIATLLQTEPACVNDTGPLGFSPLFYATAIGDQPGIDLLVHAGAGLTPAYAGVVIAYVSDETTLLYLMDQMDVDLSSVAPDGPFHGSNLLTAALRNGHRKLALKVFDDGGSDLNHRDSDGMTPLLWAIRAADLDLAVQLLEHGATLQDMDRLMEAALEQEDRRFFDLLLDEGASLPVNALLLAVENDDVTLMQRLIEMGADLNARDYAGNCALHLAASANKPAMMQRLVDAGLSINSRNERGATPLWTAVNGHNPEAVQLLLQLGADPKIPMKSASRGDIRPMKEALRPLFSAYQSPENSERRRKIIQMLIPKAATYDDLTYAVRIGDRAAVTSLIDSGIDPNAGVAIYYAEDDGVLDLLVGHGGDANDRKRFSACVERWRTQFANTYYSGTPEENCEYHCQQRTEGFCP, encoded by the coding sequence ATGAACTCTCTCGCACGAAGCTTACGGCTTCTCTTGTTTGTCGCATTAATTTTTCTCTGCAACGGTTGCTCGACGCTCCAAACTAAAAGCAGCCATCCCAGTCATGTCGGCCAGCCCTATTCAGGTGTTAAGAAAGCCGCAAAAAGTTTTGAGGACGGCCCTCCGTCAAAGCATGTCAACCATGACCCGAGTGGCCCGATTGGTGTGGGCGCCTTTTTTATCCCGGTGCAAGAATGCGTCTCAGGCGCCTTTTTTTATCTCTACACGACCATTGACTTGGTTTGCTCCCTGGCAGGCGATACGCTTACTCTCCCGGTCGACCTGATATATCTCAACGATTTTGAAATCAACCAGGCGGTCAGCACCCAAGATATTCAAATGCTGCTTCAGCAGTATCAGATGCATAAGATCAGCGAACCGCCCCTTATTGGCGCCATTATGGCGGGAGATCATCAGAAAATTGCCACCCTGTTGCAGACTGAACCCGCGTGTGTCAATGACACGGGACCGCTTGGATTCAGCCCGCTCTTTTATGCGACTGCCATTGGCGATCAACCTGGCATTGATCTTCTTGTTCATGCGGGTGCCGGGCTAACCCCAGCCTATGCTGGTGTTGTGATCGCTTATGTAAGTGACGAAACGACGTTGCTTTACCTAATGGATCAGATGGATGTCGATCTTTCTTCAGTGGCTCCTGACGGCCCATTTCACGGTTCCAATCTGCTCACTGCGGCGTTACGTAACGGGCATCGGAAGCTGGCGCTGAAGGTTTTTGATGATGGCGGCAGTGATCTCAACCATCGGGATAGCGACGGCATGACGCCGCTGCTTTGGGCCATCCGCGCCGCAGATCTGGATCTGGCCGTGCAACTGTTGGAGCACGGTGCCACGCTGCAGGATATGGATAGACTGATGGAAGCCGCACTCGAACAGGAGGATCGCCGTTTTTTTGACCTTTTGCTCGACGAGGGCGCGTCCTTGCCCGTCAATGCGCTTTTGCTGGCGGTGGAGAATGACGATGTCACCTTGATGCAACGGCTTATTGAGATGGGCGCTGACCTCAATGCCCGTGATTATGCCGGTAATTGTGCACTTCACCTTGCTGCGTCGGCCAATAAGCCAGCGATGATGCAACGTTTGGTCGATGCCGGTCTGAGCATCAATTCGCGCAACGAGCGTGGTGCCACGCCGCTGTGGACGGCAGTGAACGGCCACAACCCGGAAGCCGTACAGCTGCTTCTGCAGCTCGGTGCCGACCCGAAAATCCCCATGAAAAGTGCTTCACGCGGTGATATCCGGCCCATGAAGGAAGCTCTGCGCCCGTTGTTCTCGGCGTATCAGAGCCCTGAGAATAGTGAAAGGCGGCGCAAAATCATTCAAATGCTGATACCAAAAGCCGCCACGTACGATGATTTAACTTATGCCGTGCGCATAGGTGACCGTGCCGCTGTAACGTCATTAATCGATAGTGGAATCGACCCCAATGCCGGGGTTGCCATTTACTATGCTGAAGATGATGGTGTGCTTGACCTCCTGGTTGGCCATGGTGGTGACGCCAATGACCGCAAGCGTTTTTCCGCCTGCGTTGAACGGTGGCGAACCCAGTTCGCTAATACTTATTATTCGGGCACACCTGAAGAGAATTGCGAATACCATTGTCAACAAAGAACGGAAGGGTTTTGTCCCTAA
- a CDS encoding PaaI family thioesterase → MQNDNFQDHYPDELSYCYGCGRHNEHGLQLKSSWDGDETVALFQPKPYHIAVPGYVYGGLLASLIDCHGTGTASAAAYRNEGRAMDTAPPLRFVTASLQVDYLRPTPLGGPLEIRGKISELKGRKVVVNVTVSADGEVCVQGKVIAVQIPEHMAAKMDAIEPESKQNGEQL, encoded by the coding sequence ATGCAAAACGACAACTTTCAGGATCACTATCCCGATGAACTCAGCTACTGCTACGGCTGTGGACGTCACAATGAACACGGTCTGCAACTCAAAAGTTCGTGGGATGGAGACGAAACCGTTGCCCTATTTCAACCCAAGCCTTACCACATCGCGGTTCCCGGTTACGTGTACGGCGGCTTGCTCGCATCGCTCATCGACTGCCACGGCACGGGAACGGCTTCAGCAGCAGCCTACCGCAATGAGGGCCGCGCGATGGACACCGCCCCACCGCTGCGCTTTGTCACCGCCTCGTTACAGGTCGATTACTTGCGTCCCACACCGCTGGGTGGCCCCCTTGAGATCAGGGGGAAAATCAGCGAACTTAAAGGCCGCAAAGTGGTGGTCAATGTGACGGTCAGTGCCGATGGAGAGGTTTGTGTGCAAGGCAAAGTGATCGCGGTTCAGATACCGGAACATATGGCCGCAAAAATGGACGCCATAGAACCAGAATCAAAACAAAACGGTGAACAGCTATGA
- a CDS encoding CPBP family intramembrane glutamic endopeptidase has translation MRTETKAWAWLTLWLVFPALATWTSFTLQWWPQVLYPLSKVVLVVAPFVVWRLRSVIAASRQAGVKVTRGLWGLISGIVLGAVIFVAWLMLFQGQINGDAIAAKLTSLNLLDHYWSVALFIAMVNSLLEEWYWRGFVFERLKERRLATVWVVVLGGIGFGLHHYFTLIVYFSLPITLFFTFATMVAGALWSWMRTRGVSLVDCYVSHLIADVALLWIGWQLLGGTHVI, from the coding sequence ATGCGCACTGAGACCAAAGCCTGGGCGTGGCTGACGCTTTGGCTGGTGTTTCCCGCGCTGGCCACCTGGACATCGTTCACCCTTCAATGGTGGCCGCAGGTACTTTATCCGCTGTCCAAGGTGGTGCTGGTGGTGGCTCCGTTTGTGGTCTGGCGTCTTCGCTCTGTGATCGCGGCATCACGTCAGGCCGGCGTCAAGGTGACACGTGGCCTTTGGGGCCTGATCAGCGGTATTGTGCTTGGTGCGGTGATTTTTGTCGCCTGGCTGATGCTGTTTCAGGGCCAAATCAATGGCGACGCCATTGCCGCCAAACTCACCTCATTGAATCTGCTTGACCATTACTGGAGCGTGGCGCTGTTTATCGCCATGGTTAACAGCCTGCTGGAAGAATGGTACTGGCGCGGCTTTGTGTTTGAACGGCTTAAAGAGCGCAGATTAGCCACCGTTTGGGTGGTCGTATTAGGAGGTATCGGGTTTGGCTTGCACCATTATTTCACTTTAATTGTTTATTTCTCTTTACCGATTACGTTATTTTTCACATTCGCCACCATGGTTGCCGGGGCTCTGTGGAGCTGGATGCGCACTCGTGGGGTTTCACTTGTCGACTGCTATGTCAGTCACCTGATTGCCGATGTCGCTTTGTTATGGATCGGCTGGCAATTACTCGGAGGGACTCATGTCATATGA
- the hrpB gene encoding ATP-dependent helicase HrpB, with protein sequence MPLPIDHILPQLLAELQTHDSVVLQAEPGAGKTTRVPLALLDAEWLQGQRIIMLEPRRLAAVHAARYMSRQLGEEPGQTVGYTIRHQQAVSKQTRIEVVTEGVLTRRLQNDPTLDGVGLIIFDEFHERALQADLGMALVGDVRAALRDDLKVLVMSATLDGAALADYFGGCPVVSSGGRCYPVEVFHLDDDDRLEVQVSRAVHKAVAEQPGDVLVFLPGAREIQRCCNALAGRLDGDTLVLPLYGALPFEQQQQAIQPTTQRKVVLATNIAETSLTIEGVRVVIDSGLERLMTFEPRTGMNRLVTRRISQASVRQRSGRAGRTAAGACYRLWSPQTEAAMIDYVAPEILRSDLTSLALELIAWGVTEADALPWVDAPPAAHMNAAFNLLLQLDAIDQQRRLTTVGRAMTRLPLHPRLARMLVVAEDENEQVLACQLAVVLESPQWFRSGQGDTVSDSDLLDHLEQWQPHGKKSSSRISPLAHQSYRQLCRRLGCSPTTTPSRNSVALGRLLIAAYPDRVAQKRDGSIEGSTDHFLLSNGRGARLSPRCRVRQHRWLVAVDVEFSASGEALIHRASALDERQLDNLWPHPVNWQMETVWDDSGQRVVTREARRWGALLLSSRPHALDAEQALPIVLEQIRSGGLGRLNWTKETLCLHQRMAFVQQHQLVDDWPQVDDAALLDSLNVWLAPWLNGMSRLEQVAKLNLLEPLCSLLSWPQRQQLDELAPERLTVPSGSRIAVDYSDPHQPVLAAKLQELFGWQQTPRIGKGRVPVMLHLLSPARRPMQTTTDLANFWATTYDEVKKELKGRYPKHPWPDDPLQAPAQRGVKKRSDR encoded by the coding sequence ATGCCCCTTCCCATAGACCATATCCTGCCGCAATTGCTGGCCGAGCTGCAAACGCACGACAGTGTTGTTCTGCAGGCCGAACCGGGCGCGGGCAAAACCACGCGGGTGCCGTTGGCGTTGCTGGATGCCGAATGGTTGCAGGGCCAGCGGATTATCATGCTGGAGCCGCGCCGTCTGGCTGCGGTGCATGCGGCGCGTTATATGAGCCGTCAGTTGGGTGAAGAGCCGGGGCAGACCGTGGGTTATACCATTCGCCATCAGCAGGCGGTGAGCAAGCAGACACGTATTGAGGTGGTGACCGAAGGGGTGTTGACGCGACGCTTGCAGAATGATCCGACTCTGGACGGGGTAGGTCTGATCATCTTTGATGAATTTCACGAGCGGGCATTGCAGGCCGATCTTGGCATGGCCCTGGTTGGTGATGTGCGGGCGGCCTTGCGTGATGATCTGAAAGTGCTGGTGATGTCGGCGACGCTTGATGGCGCGGCATTGGCCGATTACTTCGGCGGTTGCCCGGTGGTGTCGAGCGGCGGGCGCTGCTATCCGGTAGAGGTGTTTCACCTCGACGATGATGATCGGCTGGAAGTCCAGGTGAGTCGGGCGGTACACAAGGCGGTGGCGGAGCAGCCGGGCGATGTGCTGGTGTTTTTGCCGGGGGCACGGGAGATTCAGCGTTGTTGTAATGCTCTGGCTGGACGGCTGGATGGCGATACCTTGGTGTTGCCGTTGTACGGTGCTTTGCCGTTTGAACAGCAACAGCAGGCCATTCAGCCGACAACCCAGCGCAAAGTGGTGTTGGCCACCAACATTGCCGAAACCAGTCTGACCATTGAAGGGGTTCGGGTGGTGATCGACAGTGGCTTGGAACGGCTGATGACCTTTGAACCGCGCACCGGCATGAACCGGCTGGTGACGCGGCGTATTTCCCAGGCCAGCGTGCGCCAGCGCAGTGGCCGGGCCGGCCGGACCGCTGCCGGAGCCTGTTACCGGTTGTGGTCGCCACAAACGGAGGCGGCCATGATCGATTATGTGGCACCGGAGATTTTACGCAGTGATTTGACGTCCCTGGCTTTGGAGTTGATCGCCTGGGGCGTGACCGAGGCCGATGCGTTGCCGTGGGTGGACGCGCCGCCTGCGGCCCATATGAATGCCGCCTTCAACTTGCTGCTCCAACTGGATGCGATTGATCAACAACGCCGTCTGACCACAGTTGGTCGAGCCATGACCCGCTTGCCGCTGCATCCGCGTCTGGCACGGATGCTGGTGGTGGCTGAAGATGAAAATGAGCAGGTTTTGGCGTGTCAGTTGGCCGTGGTGCTCGAATCGCCGCAATGGTTTCGCAGCGGGCAGGGCGATACGGTGAGTGACAGTGATCTGCTTGACCATCTGGAACAGTGGCAGCCGCATGGCAAGAAATCGTCGTCGCGCATCTCACCATTAGCCCATCAAAGCTATCGTCAACTGTGCCGACGTTTAGGTTGCTCGCCGACCACAACCCCGAGCCGGAATAGCGTTGCTTTGGGGCGTTTACTGATTGCCGCTTACCCGGATCGGGTTGCCCAGAAGCGGGATGGCAGTATAGAAGGCAGCACGGATCACTTCCTGCTCAGCAATGGCCGTGGTGCCCGCCTGTCGCCGCGCTGCCGGGTACGGCAGCATCGCTGGCTGGTGGCGGTGGATGTCGAGTTTTCCGCTTCTGGTGAGGCCTTGATCCATCGTGCTTCGGCGCTGGATGAGCGTCAGTTGGACAACCTGTGGCCACACCCTGTGAACTGGCAGATGGAAACCGTGTGGGATGACAGCGGACAACGGGTGGTAACCCGGGAAGCGCGGCGTTGGGGAGCGTTGCTCCTGTCGTCACGTCCGCATGCACTGGATGCGGAACAGGCTCTGCCGATTGTGCTCGAACAGATCCGCTCTGGTGGTTTGGGGCGACTCAATTGGACCAAAGAGACGCTGTGTTTGCATCAGCGGATGGCGTTTGTGCAACAGCATCAACTGGTCGATGATTGGCCACAGGTTGATGATGCGGCACTGCTGGATTCGTTGAATGTCTGGCTGGCACCGTGGCTCAATGGCATGAGTCGTCTGGAGCAGGTGGCCAAGTTGAACCTGCTCGAACCGCTCTGCAGCCTGTTGAGCTGGCCGCAGCGTCAGCAACTGGATGAACTGGCCCCGGAGCGTTTGACGGTGCCCAGTGGTTCCAGGATTGCCGTGGATTACAGCGATCCGCATCAGCCGGTGCTAGCCGCGAAATTACAGGAACTGTTCGGTTGGCAGCAGACGCCACGGATTGGTAAGGGCCGCGTGCCGGTTATGCTGCACCTGTTGTCACCTGCCCGGCGTCCCATGCAGACCACCACGGATTTAGCCAACTTCTGGGCGACCACCTATGATGAAGTTAAAAAGGAACTCAAAGGGCGTTACCCCAAACATCCGTGGCCGGATGATCCGCTGCAGGCTCCGGCTCAACGCGGTGTGAAGAAACGGTCAGATCGCTAA
- a CDS encoding peptidylprolyl isomerase, producing MAIASARHILVSSEEKCLELKSQIEAGATDFAECAQKFSQCPSGRKGGDLGQFAPGQMVKEFDEVVFSGEVGKVLGPVKTQFGYHLIEVTKRS from the coding sequence ATGGCCATTGCCAGTGCACGCCACATTCTTGTTTCCAGTGAAGAGAAATGCCTTGAACTCAAATCGCAGATCGAAGCCGGTGCTACCGACTTTGCCGAATGCGCCCAGAAATTTTCCCAATGTCCGTCCGGTCGCAAAGGCGGCGATCTCGGTCAGTTTGCTCCCGGCCAGATGGTCAAGGAATTTGACGAGGTGGTGTTCAGCGGCGAAGTGGGCAAGGTCCTCGGCCCGGTGAAAACCCAGTTTGGCTATCACCTGATTGAGGTGACCAAGCGTTCCTAA
- a CDS encoding cytochrome c3 family protein — MFLTSKRLVFIVFFSLEALLVLAPDVQAAVTGACSNCHTMHNSQDGSVLDASANDTLLVSSCIGCHSSSGTETIVNFGPTRIPIVFNTTGYPTKPLAGGNFYDVAAAGGNIDSHGHNVYGISNQDSDLDHAPLDLWGGGCTNSCHASLAMPKSSMTDTEIDGCKICHQKYKHHGTDVAEGSMETEESGWYRFLGGHDARYGGGIVMLTSYVAGIEDADWEQDPTLGHNRYQGAVTNHNDNVLLQTTHSLSAFCTGCHAQAHMNTEDAASGVWLRHPTMIRLPTTGEFADYNPETNYDASVPVGWLDPTTPTRSDAVVTCLSCHLVHGSQYPDMLRWDYSGMTAGGGDNETGCFKCHSSKDS; from the coding sequence ATGTTTTTAACATCGAAACGTCTGGTCTTTATCGTGTTTTTCAGTCTGGAGGCACTTCTGGTGCTGGCTCCAGATGTTCAGGCTGCAGTTACCGGCGCATGTTCCAATTGTCATACTATGCACAATAGCCAGGATGGTTCAGTTCTTGATGCGAGTGCGAATGACACGTTGCTGGTGTCGAGTTGTATCGGCTGTCACTCTTCTTCGGGGACGGAGACGATTGTCAACTTCGGTCCAACGCGTATTCCGATTGTTTTCAATACCACGGGTTATCCGACCAAGCCTTTGGCCGGGGGGAATTTTTATGATGTGGCGGCAGCTGGTGGCAACATCGACAGTCATGGCCATAATGTCTATGGCATCAGCAATCAAGATAGCGATTTGGATCATGCGCCGCTGGATCTTTGGGGCGGTGGGTGCACCAATTCGTGTCATGCGTCTCTGGCCATGCCCAAAAGCAGTATGACCGACACTGAGATTGATGGCTGTAAGATCTGTCATCAAAAATATAAACACCACGGCACTGATGTTGCCGAAGGCAGCATGGAAACCGAGGAGAGTGGTTGGTATCGTTTTCTTGGCGGTCATGATGCGCGCTATGGCGGTGGCATTGTGATGCTCACCTCGTATGTTGCTGGAATTGAAGATGCTGATTGGGAGCAGGACCCCACTTTGGGGCACAACAGATATCAGGGGGCGGTGACAAACCACAACGACAATGTTCTGTTGCAGACCACCCATAGTCTCAGCGCGTTTTGCACCGGCTGTCATGCCCAGGCTCATATGAATACGGAAGATGCCGCATCAGGGGTGTGGTTACGGCATCCGACCATGATCCGTTTGCCGACGACCGGTGAATTCGCCGACTACAATCCTGAGACCAACTATGATGCGAGTGTGCCGGTCGGCTGGCTTGATCCCACCACGCCAACCCGCAGTGATGCGGTGGTGACCTGCCTGTCCTGTCATCTTGTTCATGGTAGCCAGTATCCCGATATGTTGCGCTGGGATTACAGCGGTATGACTGCGGGGGGCGGCGATAATGAGACAGGCTGCTTTAAGTGTCATTCTAGTAAGGATAGTTAG
- a CDS encoding helix-turn-helix domain-containing protein: MDAAMHDAVIRLLKCLHSEADALVLGSGLIREIIYRALCGTQASSLYALAAQDDGSFARISKTLHLIHRQCSRKLDVDQLAGVAGMSASTFHRAFKEITSESPIQYLKKVRLNKARDLIEREHMKVYIAADKVGYESSSQFSRDFKRFFGVSPAEMMRGRGK; encoded by the coding sequence ATGGATGCGGCCATGCACGATGCGGTGATCCGGTTGTTGAAGTGCCTCCATTCAGAAGCGGATGCGCTGGTTCTTGGGTCGGGGCTTATCCGTGAAATCATTTACCGTGCCCTGTGTGGCACGCAAGCCTCTTCTCTCTATGCTCTTGCCGCTCAGGACGACGGCAGCTTTGCCCGCATCTCCAAAACCCTGCATCTGATTCACCGGCAATGCTCCCGCAAGCTCGATGTCGATCAGTTGGCCGGTGTCGCCGGAATGAGTGCCTCGACGTTTCACCGGGCGTTCAAAGAGATCACCTCCGAATCACCCATCCAATATCTGAAAAAAGTGCGCCTCAACAAGGCGCGTGATCTGATCGAACGTGAGCACATGAAGGTTTACATTGCGGCGGATAAGGTTGGCTACGAAAGTAGCTCGCAATTCAGCCGTGATTTCAAGCGTTTCTTTGGCGTGAGTCCTGCTGAGATGATGAGGGGGCGAGGTAAGTGA
- a CDS encoding iron-containing alcohol dehydrogenase produces the protein MAASISAGATCVAVITDTAKGIKHPLVSYEICPDIAIVDGELAKSMPADITANTGMDALSHDVEAVVAALASTYSDTMALRSIRTIFDTLPQACANGEDMAARQAMHDASCMAGMAFSNAILGIIHSISHQIGGMFGVPHGRANAILMPNVIRFNSRATDKYELMAQELGKETAEEFATEVEKLRQAVGIEDSFKAYGMTPEAWQEKLDAMVANALADPCTGTNPRQPSEEEMKQIFECCFNGEVVTF, from the coding sequence ATGGCCGCATCCATCTCAGCCGGAGCCACCTGCGTTGCCGTTATCACCGACACGGCAAAAGGGATCAAACATCCGCTGGTGTCGTATGAAATTTGCCCCGACATCGCCATTGTCGATGGTGAGCTGGCGAAAAGCATGCCTGCCGACATCACGGCCAACACCGGCATGGACGCCCTGTCTCACGATGTAGAAGCTGTGGTTGCGGCCCTGGCAAGCACCTATAGCGACACCATGGCGCTGCGTTCCATCCGGACGATTTTTGACACCCTGCCCCAAGCCTGCGCCAATGGCGAAGACATGGCAGCACGTCAGGCCATGCACGATGCCTCCTGCATGGCGGGAATGGCCTTTTCCAATGCCATCCTCGGTATCATCCACTCAATCTCTCATCAGATTGGCGGCATGTTTGGCGTTCCTCACGGACGCGCCAACGCCATCCTGATGCCGAATGTCATCCGTTTCAACAGCCGCGCCACTGATAAATATGAATTGATGGCCCAGGAGCTGGGCAAAGAGACGGCTGAAGAGTTTGCCACCGAAGTGGAAAAACTGCGGCAGGCCGTTGGCATTGAAGACAGCTTCAAAGCGTATGGCATGACGCCTGAAGCATGGCAGGAAAAACTCGACGCCATGGTTGCCAATGCTCTGGCCGACCCGTGCACCGGCACCAACCCGCGTCAGCCGAGTGAAGAAGAGATGAAACAGATCTTTGAGTGCTGCTTTAACGGCGAGGTGGTTACCTTTTAA
- a CDS encoding TetR/AcrR family transcriptional regulator: MGRPNLKKEVIEEAAIRLFATKGLARTVIRDIAREAGVTEGALYKHYPSKDAMAWALFQREIDRFTTPFAALLAEEIPAAQRLVKAIDYTYDYYQQSPTRFTFILLTQHGFPEEDLEAQTNPNDVIIRFVDELHGEKQGDAVLMAAMVMGAVMQPLVMHRYGRIPLLTEEVVAEVSRAACRMLEVDDAH; this comes from the coding sequence ATGGGACGACCTAATCTGAAAAAAGAAGTGATCGAAGAAGCCGCCATTCGCCTGTTTGCCACCAAAGGGTTGGCGCGCACGGTGATTCGCGATATTGCCCGGGAAGCCGGGGTAACGGAAGGGGCGCTGTATAAGCACTATCCCAGTAAAGACGCGATGGCCTGGGCGCTGTTTCAGCGCGAGATTGACCGTTTTACCACGCCATTTGCCGCACTGCTGGCTGAGGAGATTCCCGCTGCGCAGCGGCTGGTGAAAGCCATCGACTATACTTACGACTATTATCAGCAGTCTCCGACCCGCTTTACCTTTATTCTGCTCACGCAGCATGGGTTTCCCGAGGAAGATCTCGAAGCGCAGACCAACCCCAATGATGTGATCATCCGTTTCGTTGACGAGCTGCATGGCGAGAAGCAGGGCGATGCCGTTTTAATGGCGGCCATGGTGATGGGCGCTGTCATGCAGCCACTGGTGATGCACCGTTACGGACGGATTCCCTTACTGACCGAAGAGGTGGTTGCTGAAGTGAGTCGGGCCGCGTGTCGCATGCTGGAGGTGGATGATGCGCACTGA
- a CDS encoding methyl-accepting chemotaxis protein — protein sequence MNLNNLPVWIRLSGSFATLLLFLVIAGGTGIWGSTSLSKRIITTLETDGAIAEHIATASSQALGLRRYEKDIFLNISKTEKTSTYFDKWQQEYTKLTKSITALEKVAYLPDEQAAVKKMASGAKSYKQGFEGIFQRIQAGEIRTPQAGNKAMGPLKESIRALINNAALIHSASTKRMHAIESDIESTASRSKNAIYTALLLSIFAMLVMAYFTTRSIVNPLKEVNRMLNNLGKGDLSHRLHMVRKDEMGEMAKTLDAFTDNLQDEVVTAFNKIADGDLTFVASGLIKDPLSRANRSLTDVMSQIQSAGEQIDSASSQVSDSSQTLSQGATQTAASLEEISSSMSEMASQTKTNADNANTANQLASEANKAAQNGGHQMAAMVAAMEEISESGQNISKIIKTIDEIAFQTNLLALNAAVEAARAGQHGKGFAVVAEEVRNLAARSAKAASETAELIEGSVTKTENGTQIAQQTSKALEDIVGAITKVTDLVAEIAAASNEQAQGIAQVNQGLGQIDEGVQQNTATAEESAAASEELSSQAAYLQHMLSRFKLAGGSTPT from the coding sequence ATGAATCTTAACAACCTTCCAGTCTGGATACGCCTCAGCGGCAGCTTCGCCACACTACTTCTTTTTTTAGTAATCGCCGGTGGGACCGGCATCTGGGGCTCGACAAGCCTTTCGAAACGGATCATCACGACTCTTGAAACCGATGGCGCTATCGCCGAACACATTGCCACAGCGTCCAGCCAGGCATTGGGCCTGAGACGTTATGAGAAAGATATTTTTCTCAACATCAGTAAAACAGAAAAAACTTCCACCTATTTTGATAAATGGCAACAGGAGTATACCAAGCTGACCAAGAGCATTACAGCGTTGGAAAAGGTTGCCTATCTACCGGATGAGCAAGCTGCCGTAAAAAAAATGGCCAGTGGAGCAAAATCATATAAGCAAGGATTTGAGGGGATTTTTCAACGAATACAGGCCGGAGAAATCAGAACGCCACAAGCTGGCAACAAGGCTATGGGACCGTTAAAAGAGTCAATCCGGGCACTGATTAACAACGCGGCATTGATTCACTCTGCGAGTACCAAGCGCATGCACGCAATTGAATCGGATATCGAATCTACTGCATCCAGATCAAAAAACGCGATCTATACAGCGCTATTGCTTTCGATTTTTGCCATGCTGGTGATGGCCTATTTCACAACCCGCAGCATCGTCAATCCGTTAAAAGAGGTCAACCGAATGCTGAACAACCTTGGAAAAGGAGATCTCAGTCACCGCCTGCACATGGTCCGCAAAGATGAGATGGGAGAAATGGCCAAAACCTTAGACGCTTTTACCGACAACCTGCAAGATGAGGTGGTCACGGCGTTCAATAAGATTGCCGATGGTGATCTCACTTTTGTGGCCAGCGGCCTTATAAAAGATCCACTGAGTCGAGCGAACCGGTCATTAACTGACGTCATGTCACAAATTCAGTCTGCGGGAGAACAAATTGATTCTGCCAGCAGTCAAGTTTCTGATTCAAGCCAGACACTTTCGCAAGGAGCCACTCAAACGGCAGCATCTCTTGAAGAAATCAGCAGTTCCATGAGTGAGATGGCCAGTCAAACCAAGACCAACGCTGATAACGCCAACACCGCGAACCAATTGGCAAGCGAAGCGAATAAGGCCGCGCAAAACGGCGGGCATCAGATGGCGGCCATGGTAGCAGCGATGGAAGAGATCAGTGAGTCAGGTCAAAACATCAGCAAAATAATTAAGACGATTGATGAAATTGCTTTTCAGACAAATCTTCTCGCACTGAACGCCGCCGTCGAGGCAGCCCGAGCAGGTCAGCACGGTAAAGGTTTTGCAGTTGTTGCGGAGGAAGTCCGCAACTTAGCAGCACGGAGTGCCAAAGCCGCTTCCGAGACCGCCGAGTTGATCGAAGGCTCAGTAACAAAAACCGAAAATGGAACCCAGATTGCTCAACAAACGTCTAAAGCCTTGGAGGACATCGTCGGCGCGATTACTAAAGTAACTGACTTAGTCGCTGAAATTGCCGCAGCCAGCAACGAACAGGCCCAAGGCATCGCCCAGGTTAATCAGGGGCTGGGACAAATAGACGAAGGGGTACAGCAGAATACGGCAACAGCTGAAGAATCTGCCGCAGCCTCCGAAGAACTCTCCAGCCAAGCAGCGTATTTACAACACATGCTGAGCCGTTTCAAGTTGGCAGGTGGCTCGACTCCAACATAA